GCATGCTTCAATGATTCAACGACTGAAATGTAAGCGTCTTGGAGCTCAACATATTTACCAACAAGAGCAATTCTTGTTTTACCTGAAAGATGCGTAACTTTTTCAACTAGCGCATTCCATTCTGTCATATCCGCTTCGCCGCAATCTAGCTTGAAGTGGTCGCATACAAGCTGATCCATCTTCTGGTCCTGCAAGGCAAGAGGGATTGAATATAAAGTATCCGCATCTGCAGCTTCGATTACCGCTTCCTTATCGATATCACAGAAAAGGGCAATCTTGTCCTTCATGTCCTGTGAAATCGGCATTTCTGTACGAAGAACGATGATGTTTGGCTGGATACCAAGACTGCGAAGTTCTTTTACGCTATGCTGTGTTGGTTTTGTCTTCATTTCACCAGCTGCCTTGATATAAGGAACTAACGTACAGTGGACGTACATCACATTATCGCGGCCAACATCATTCTTGATCTGGCGGATAGCTTCAAGGAACGGCAGGGATTCAATGTCTCCTACTGTACCGCCGATTTCTGTGATGACCACGTCTGCGCCTGTTTCTTTTCCAGCACGGAAAACGCGGTCTTTGATTTCATTCGTGATATGCGGGATAACCTGTACTGTTCCGCCCAGGTAGTCACCGCGACGTTCTTTTTTCAAGACAGTCGAATAGATTTTCCCTGTTGTCACGTTTGAGTATTTGTTCAGGTTAATATCGATGAAGCGCTCGTAGTGGCCAAGGTCCAAATCCGTTTCAGCACCATCGTCTGTAACGAAAACTTCACCATGCTGGTAAGGACTCATTGTCCCAGGGTCCACGTTGATGTATGGATCGAATTTCTGGATTGTAACATTCATGCCCCTGTTTTTCAGCAATCTTCCAAGAGATGCTGCCGTAATCCCCTTACCTAATGACGAAACTACGCCGCCTGTTACAAAAATATACTTTGCCATTGTGTAATCCCCCTCATCAAACAGTTTGTACAATATGTACCTGTTTAATTGATTTATAAATAAAATTTTTAACTAATTCATCAGTTTGCATTACATCATGCAAACCTATTTCACCGGGGGTTTTCAGCTTTCTGGACAAAATAAAAAAAACGCCCCGCATACATAGTATGGGGAGCGTTTTGTAGCTGTTTTACATAATCGTCCTTTTTTAAGGAGCCCAAAAAGTATTCTACAGCCGGTCCTGGTAAAAGTCAAGCTGTTAATTACAGTTCTTCGTCCTCGTCTTCCATGTCTTCTTCTTCCAGTGGAAGATCCTCTTCTTCGTCTTCTAACAACTCATCATCGTCGTCGAAGTCATCAGTGTCTTCAAGATCCTCATCGAAGTCTTCATCATCGTCGTCATCATCGAGATCATCATCGTCATCTTCATCAAACTCCTCGATGTCATCATCGAAGTCCAGATCCTCCTCATCGATTTCATCGAATTCGTCAAGATCAAGGTCATCTTCATCGACAGCTTTCTTAGCTTTCTTCTTCTTCGGCTTGACTGTCGTGACATTATCCTCTTCGATTTGGTCAACTGGATACCAAACGCGCAGTCCCCAGCGGCCTTCACCCTGGGACATGAAACGTCCATCTATGTTTATATCTGTATAGAACTGAACCATTTTTTCAGTTACTTCGGCCTCGTCCAATTTCATGACCTTCTTGATCTCTGCCATAAGTTCTTGGAATGTAATAGCCTGCTTTTTCTCTTTTAAAATTTCATAGGCAACTTCAATCAGTGACATTTCTTGAAGCTCTTCTTTTGAGTATTGATTTAAACTCAATTTTCGCACTTCCTTTCTCTATTCCAGGCCTTACCCGGCCTTGCGTCCGAAAACAAGGAAAATATCCCAGAATGCATATTCTACATTATAAACAAATTCTAAACCTTTATGCCAGTTTTATCTGTCCTTTTCTCGCCTTTTTTCGCTTTCGTTATCCGCTTTCCTGCTGCCAGCCCTTTTTCTCTTTTTAAGCTGGGCATAAGCCAGGAAAAAGAAGACAATCGAAAGAATGAAAAAAGATATCGCCCCGAGCTGTCGCTGGTATAGATAATACATGACTGCAGCTGCCATAACAGCCCCTGCCGTTAATAACACCGATCTCACAAATTTCACATCCTGAAGTAGGTCGTATGTATTAGCTGATATCTAGATTATATAAGATTATTTGGTAAAAGATATGAAAAATTCTATAAAAGTTGTTTTTGAACCAAATCCCATCTCATATTCATGCTCTCTTCATAGAAGCTGGAACATGGCTATTAATGATTATTAATAGGTTAATGCTAGTTTACGAAAAGTGCATAACAAAATGCAAGATGGCTTATAGTTTTCCTACAAGCCACCTTGCCCAATCCAGATCCATTGCAAAAAGCTCTAATGCCACGTCCTACCTTTATACACCATCGCTTTTGTTTTTAAACTCTGCTTACTTCATTTTTAAAAAGTCAATATCCTACATATTCCTGCGGAACTGGCCGCCTACTTCATATAGTGCCCTTGTGATTTGTCCAAGGCTTGCGTATTTAACCGTCTCCATCAATTCAGCGAAGATGTTGCCGCCGCTGACTGCTGCCTCTTTCAGACGGTTGAGTGCTTCTTCGGATTGATCCTTGTTTTTACCTTTGAAGGCTTCAAGGTTTTGGATCTGGGTTTCTTTTTCTTCTTTAGTCGCACGTGCAAGCTCCATCTTGTCGATTTCTTCCTCGGATGGAGGATTTGGATTCAGGTATGTGTTCACACCGATGATCGGCAGCTCTCCTGAATGCTTCTTCATCTCGTAGTACATTGACTCATCCTGGATTTTTCCGCGCTGGTACTGTGTTTCCATTGCGCCAAGCACGCCGCCGCGATCATTGATCCGTTCAAATTCCTGAAGGACTGCTTCTTCTACTAAATCAGTCAGCTCTTCGATGATGAACGCGCCCTGAAGCGGGTTCTCGTTCTTCGTCAATCCGTGCTCCTTCGTGATGATCATCTGGATGGCCATCGCGCGGCGAACAGATTCTTCCGTCGGCGTTGTGATTGCTTCATCATAGGCATTTGTATGAAGCGAGTTGCAGTTATCATGCAATGCCATCAAAGCCTGAAGCGTCGTACGGATATCGTTGAAGTCGATTTCCTGTGCGTGAAGTGAACGTCCAGATGTCTGGATATGATACTTCAGCTTCTGGCTTCGTTCATTTGCTCCGTATTTGTTCTTCATGACTGTCGCCCAGATGCGGCGGGCAACTCGGCCAATTACGGAATACTCAGGATCAAGGCCGTTCGAGAAGAAGAAACTCAGGTTTGGTGCAAAATCATCGATCTTCATTCCTCTGCTCAAATAGTATTCTACATAGGTGAAGCCATTTGAAAGCGTGAACGCCAGCTGGGAAATCGGATTCGCGCCTGCTTCGGCAATATGATAGCCGGAAATCGAAACAGAATAGTAGTTCCTGACCTTCTCATCGATAAAATATTGCTGGATGTCGCCCATCATTCTTAGTGCGAATTCAGTAGAGAAGATGCAAGTATTCTGCCCCTGGTCTTCTTTTAAAATATCTGCCTGAACCGTACCGCGGACGGTCTGAAGTGTCATTTCCTTCACTTGGGCAAACTCTTCATCATTCAGCTTGCGGTCAAGCTCTTGTTCCTTCTTTTCCACCTGCTGTTCAATCGCTGTGTTCATGAACATTGCCAGGATGATCGGTGCCGGTCCGTTTATTGTCATCGACACGGATGTTGATGGATGGCAAAGGTCAAATCCTGCATAAAGCTTTTTCATGTCATCAAGTGAACAAACGCTGACACCACTCTCGCCGACCTTACCGTAAATATCCGGACGGTAATCAGGATCTTCACCGTATAAAGTAACAGAGTCAAAAGCGGTGCTCAAACGCTTCGCATTGTCGTCTTTGGACAGGTAATGGAAGCGGCGGTTCGTCCGTTCAGGTGTACCTTCACCAGCAAACTGGCGCTTTGGATCCTCCCCTTCGCGCTTGAACGGGAATACGCCCGCTGTATACGGGAAGCTTCCTGGTACATTCTCAAGATATACCCAGCGTAAAATCTCGCCGTAATCCTTGTACTTTGGAAGCGCCACTTTAGGAATACTCAAGCCTGAAAGACTTTTCGTCCTTAGCTCAGTGACAATTTCCTTATCGCGGATCTTCGTCACGAACTGGTCAGCACTGTACTTTTCCTTCAACGCTTCCCAGTTTTCAATAATATGTTTCGATTCTGGCGTCAGCTTCTTCTCTACTTCTTCCTTCAGCACCTGTAGAGAGGATAGCACTTCACTGTAACTCCCGCTTTCTTTTACGGCCTCGATCGTTCCTGCCAACTGGAACAATCTGCGGGCGAGGTCCGACTGCTCTGCAGCAAGTTTATGATAGCCGCGGACCGTTTCGGAAATCTCACGAAGGTAATAGCGGCGGTCGTTTGGAATGATGACATTCTGTTTCTCAACTACTGCGTTTGTAGAGAAAGATGTCGTCCAATCTGTCCCTGCTTTTTCATTGATTTTATTGACCAGGGCTGCAAAAAGGGCGTTCGTGCCCGGGTCATTGAACTGGCTGGCGATCGTGCCGTAGACAGGCATTTCGTCCAGTTCTTTGTCCCAGAACAGGTGGCTGCGCTGATACTGCTTCTGCACCTGGCGCTTAGCGTCCTCAGATCCTTTGCGCTCAAACTTATTGATGACGATCAAATCTGCATAATCAATCATGTCGATTTTTTC
This window of the Mesobacillus jeotgali genome carries:
- a CDS encoding CTP synthase, translated to MAKYIFVTGGVVSSLGKGITAASLGRLLKNRGMNVTIQKFDPYINVDPGTMSPYQHGEVFVTDDGAETDLDLGHYERFIDINLNKYSNVTTGKIYSTVLKKERRGDYLGGTVQVIPHITNEIKDRVFRAGKETGADVVITEIGGTVGDIESLPFLEAIRQIKNDVGRDNVMYVHCTLVPYIKAAGEMKTKPTQHSVKELRSLGIQPNIIVLRTEMPISQDMKDKIALFCDIDKEAVIEAADADTLYSIPLALQDQKMDQLVCDHFKLDCGEADMTEWNALVEKVTHLSGKTRIALVGKYVELQDAYISVVESLKHAGYAFDSDIEIKWVNSEEVTEENVVELLNDVDGILVPGGFGDRGIEGKILATKYARENKVPFFGICLGMQLASVEFARHVLGLKDAHSAEIMPSTPYPIIDLLPEQKDIEDLGGTLRLGLYPCKLGEDTKAFAAYNDDLIYERHRHRYEFNNEYRQAMEKEGFIFSGTSPDGRLVEIIELKDHPWFLASQFHPEFTSRPTRPQPLFRDFIEASIKSSK
- the icmF gene encoding fused isobutyryl-CoA mutase/GTPase IcmF codes for the protein MQETYKPKNHIRFVTASSLFDGHDASINIMRRIIQSMGGEVIHLGHNRSVEEVVNAAIQEDAQGIAISSYQGGHVEYFKYMYDLLKEKGASHIRIYGGGGGVIIPREIKELHEYGIARIFSPEDGRKYGLNGMIEQMIKECDFPTVTPEGVEEIEKLEAGDPNAVAKLITLAEQHVGSEKETAAAVETLMEKVKTMSKSVPVVGITGTGGAGKSSLTDELIRRFINEIPEKKVAILSVDPTKQKTGGALLGDRIRMNAIFSPRVYMRSLATRQSRSELSLAIKDAIDVVKAAGFDLVIVETSGIGQGNAGITDVCDVSMYVMTSEFGAPSQLEKIDMIDYADLIVINKFERKGSEDAKRQVQKQYQRSHLFWDKELDEMPVYGTIASQFNDPGTNALFAALVNKINEKAGTDWTTSFSTNAVVEKQNVIIPNDRRYYLREISETVRGYHKLAAEQSDLARRLFQLAGTIEAVKESGSYSEVLSSLQVLKEEVEKKLTPESKHIIENWEALKEKYSADQFVTKIRDKEIVTELRTKSLSGLSIPKVALPKYKDYGEILRWVYLENVPGSFPYTAGVFPFKREGEDPKRQFAGEGTPERTNRRFHYLSKDDNAKRLSTAFDSVTLYGEDPDYRPDIYGKVGESGVSVCSLDDMKKLYAGFDLCHPSTSVSMTINGPAPIILAMFMNTAIEQQVEKKEQELDRKLNDEEFAQVKEMTLQTVRGTVQADILKEDQGQNTCIFSTEFALRMMGDIQQYFIDEKVRNYYSVSISGYHIAEAGANPISQLAFTLSNGFTYVEYYLSRGMKIDDFAPNLSFFFSNGLDPEYSVIGRVARRIWATVMKNKYGANERSQKLKYHIQTSGRSLHAQEIDFNDIRTTLQALMALHDNCNSLHTNAYDEAITTPTEESVRRAMAIQMIITKEHGLTKNENPLQGAFIIEELTDLVEEAVLQEFERINDRGGVLGAMETQYQRGKIQDESMYYEMKKHSGELPIIGVNTYLNPNPPSEEEIDKMELARATKEEKETQIQNLEAFKGKNKDQSEEALNRLKEAAVSGGNIFAELMETVKYASLGQITRALYEVGGQFRRNM
- the rpoE gene encoding DNA-directed RNA polymerase subunit delta, whose amino-acid sequence is MSLNQYSKEELQEMSLIEVAYEILKEKKQAITFQELMAEIKKVMKLDEAEVTEKMVQFYTDINIDGRFMSQGEGRWGLRVWYPVDQIEEDNVTTVKPKKKKAKKAVDEDDLDLDEFDEIDEEDLDFDDDIEEFDEDDDDDLDDDDDDEDFDEDLEDTDDFDDDDELLEDEEEDLPLEEEDMEDEDEEL